TGTGCAGGGAATCAGACATGTGCACCGGCAGAAAATGCCCTTACGGCAGCCTGTGTTTCTACAACCGCTCCAAGATAGAACGCTCAAACGCGGATATCCTCGTGTCCAACCATCATCTCTTTTTCACGGATATCGCATCCGGCAATAAGATACTCCCCCCCTACGCCGCGGCGCTGATAGACGAGGCCCACAACGCGGAAGATGTCGCCGCCGAATATCTCGGCGCGGAATTTTCCTACGGCAATATGAAATACATCCTCGGCCGACTCACGGGCGGCCGGGATTTCGGCATGGACAGCGGCACCGCCGACGAAATATTGAAAAGCGCCGCGAGAACCGAAATGCATGTGAAAGAACTTTTCAGAGCTGTTATCGCCCGTTTCGGCCGTGAAAAAACACTCCGGCGCGTCCGCGAAAAGCATATCTTCAACGGCGCCGCCGGGGCATCGATACAAGAACTGTCCGGTATGGTGCGGGCTGCCGCCTCAAAAATGAAAGACGAGAACGGCGATACCTCTGACGAGGGCGCGGAACTGGGCGCCTACGCGGGGAGGCTCAGCGAAGCGAAAAACGCCCTTGAATTGTTTCTTGAGCAGAGCGAACCGGACTTTGTTTACTGGGCCGATATCAAGCCCGCCGGACGGCGCCTGCGGGCAAGCCTGTATTCCTGCCCGCTGGATGTTTCACGCATCCTCAGGCAGACCCTCTACAAAAACACTGATTCCGTCATCATGACTTCGGCGACTATGTGCGTAAACGATTCTTTTGAATATATGAAAGAACGCCTCGGGATGATCAACGCGGGAGAACTGCGGCTCGGGTCGCCTTTTGATTATAAAAAACAGGCCCTGCTTTACGTAGCCGGGGACCTTCCCTCACCGGCCGGCGATTTCGCTGAATTCGAGCAAAAGGCGCTGGAGAGGATGGGCAGTATATGCGCGGCCGCAGGCGGCGGCACTTTCGTTCTTTTCACGAGCTGGAAGAGCCTGGAAAAAGCTCATGACTACCTCAAAAAGAACATCCCTGGCCTGAATTTCCTGAAACAGGGCCAGATGAACCGCTGGCAACTGCTTGAGACATTTAAAAACAAATCTTCGGCGGTGCTTTTGGGAACCAATTCCTTCTGGCAGGGCGTGGATGTCCCCGGAGAAGCGCTGCGCTGCGTGATAATATTCAAACTGCCCTTCGCGGTGCCGGATAATCCCCTAACAGAAGCGAGGATAGAGAAACTGAAGGAGGAAGGCAAAAACGCTTTCGCTCATTATCAGATACCGCAGGCCGCGATCATGCTCAAGCAGGGCGTGGGCAGGCTCATAAGAACAAAGACCGACAGGGGCGTTATAGCTGTCCTTGACCCGCGGGTTCTCCTGAGTTCATACGGAAAAATATTCCTCCGCTCCCTTCCCGATTGCGCCATATCCTCGGACATTGAGGAAATAAGCGCTTTCATCCCCTTTCACGGCCCTGATAAGCCTAAAAGATCTTCACGGCAAAAATCAGGCCTGTAACTTTTTGCTCAGGACAGGCGTCTAACGGTTGAAGGCAAAAGTGATGAAGAAGTCGAACCCAAATAAGGAGGAAGGTTAAAATGAAAAACTTAATGAACTGGACGGCGGCTGGAATGATGATGGCGACGCTGGCGGCTTTTTCGCCGCTCATGGCCGAAACACCGGACAAGAGCGAAATGGCGGAATTCAGGGAATGGAAACAGAAAAAAGCTCAGAACCTGCAGAAACGCGACGAGCGCAGAAAAGCGATGCACGAGAAAAGAATGGAGAGGATGACGAAAGAACTCGGACTCAGTGAAAAACAAAAAACTTCTATCTCCGGTATCCTTGAGAATTCGTGGAAAAAAGTCGCCGAAGAAAGAAACGCGTTCACGGACAAAGTGAAAAAAATCAGGGAGACTTCCGACAAAGGCATTGAGAAAGAACTGACCAAAGAACAGATCAAAAAATGGGAAGAACACAAATCCCGGATGATGAAGCAGGATCGCAAGATGAGTAAAAAGGGCAAAAAAATGAGCGGCAAAAAAGGGGACAGAGGAAATATGCGCGGCAGCGGGATGGACTGCGAAAGTTATGACTGTGGCGACGGTAAAATGAGAGGCGAACAGGACGACAAATAGTCTCAAACCTGTTTTTTCTGATGCGGCCTTCTCCTTTCAAGGGAGAGGGCCGCGCGTTTTCCACACCCGTAAAACGCCGGCTTTCCGGTTAAATCTTTAAGAAACTGTCTTTTTCAATCACCTTACGGCCGTTAACAAAAAGATATTCCAGCCCTTCGGCATAAGAATGGGGATTTTCCACAGAAGCTCTATCCGAAAAAATACCCGGATCGAATACCGCTATATCGGCGGCATATCCTTCTTTGATATAGCCTCTGTCCTTAATCCTGAATTTTTCGGCCGGCAGCGAGGTCATCGAGCGCAGAGCATGGCTTAACGATATCAGCCGCTCATCTTTGACAAACTGCCGGAGTTTACGCGGAAAATTCCCGTAACTTCGGGGATGAGGCTTTGCCTCTCCGAAAACCTGCGTCCATCCGTCGGAACCGGATAAAATATAGTCTTTTTTCATTATTGACCGGACATTCTCAATATCCTGGCTCATGAATATGCAAAAGGGCGGCTCCGGAGAGAAGACAAGCTCCATGAGAACATCTATCGGCGGGCGCGAAAACTCTTCCGCTATGGCGCTTATGCTTTTCCCCTCGTAATCGCCGCGCTGAGGATAAACGCTTATTATTATCCTCTCCGGCGGCAGATAATTAAATTTGCTTTCAAGTTCTGATTTCAGCGCCTCGTAACACCCCCCCTTCCTGTGCTCGGTTTTCAAAACACTGCCGTCAAGAAATTCCGGATTGACGAGCAGAGTTATATAGGTCGAGCCGTAATCATAGGCATATTGATCGGCTGTGACATCAAGACCTTCCCCGCGCGCGGCTTCAATTTTTTCAAGCGAGACTTCCGCCGGCAAGGCGTTCAAGGGCGCTGATATTTTCAGGTGTGAGATTTCAAGCGACACGCCTGTCCTGTATGCTATGCCGATCGCCTCATCAACAGCGTCAGTCACGCCGAGGCCGGTTTCGCTCCTCATATGAGTGGCGTATACACCTCCCCGCCGCTGGCAAACGCGGGCCATAACCTCGATCTCTTCTTTTGAAGCAAAACATCCGGGGGAATATTCAAGCCCTGTGGAAAAACCCCGCGCTCCCTCATCCATTTCTTCTTCAAGAGCTTCCGCCATTTTCTTTATATCAGCGTGTGAGAGTATCTTTTTATCGCCAAAGAGCCTTAACCTTAACATCCCGTGGGGAACAAGATGGATGACATTCGTTCCGAAATTATTTTTCCGGGCCCAGCCGAGCCATTTAGCTGTGCCGCTTTCGCCGAGGCCGCAGTTTCCCGTGACGACAGTTGTGACCCCCTGACGAAGATAGCAGAGATTGGATTTTACGGACTCCCCAGCGGATGAACGTTCCTCGCCGATAAGATCCATCACCGCGAGGTCACAGTGAGTGTGAACGTCAATAAAACCGGGGCTGACAACGCGTCCCGAGGCGTCTATAATTTTTTCCGCGGGGCCGTCTATTTTGCCCACGGCCGCTATCTTCCCGTCTTTCAAAGCCACATCGGCTT
This sequence is a window from Candidatus Omnitrophota bacterium. Protein-coding genes within it:
- a CDS encoding DEAD/DEAH box helicase, with protein sequence MKDYPELTEIFTRGGMVDTGMENYEIRDEQLDMALRIEESLATNEHLIIEAGTGIGKSLAYLVPLIIYAKTKRKRAIVATYTKTLQEQLTKKDLPFLLNALPFKFNFALCLGSANYLCLRRLHKSRQLGLFKDDDELREWDEIARWSRKTKTGVKLDAEFKISDKIWMEVCRESDMCTGRKCPYGSLCFYNRSKIERSNADILVSNHHLFFTDIASGNKILPPYAAALIDEAHNAEDVAAEYLGAEFSYGNMKYILGRLTGGRDFGMDSGTADEILKSAARTEMHVKELFRAVIARFGREKTLRRVREKHIFNGAAGASIQELSGMVRAAASKMKDENGDTSDEGAELGAYAGRLSEAKNALELFLEQSEPDFVYWADIKPAGRRLRASLYSCPLDVSRILRQTLYKNTDSVIMTSATMCVNDSFEYMKERLGMINAGELRLGSPFDYKKQALLYVAGDLPSPAGDFAEFEQKALERMGSICAAAGGGTFVLFTSWKSLEKAHDYLKKNIPGLNFLKQGQMNRWQLLETFKNKSSAVLLGTNSFWQGVDVPGEALRCVIIFKLPFAVPDNPLTEARIEKLKEEGKNAFAHYQIPQAAIMLKQGVGRLIRTKTDRGVIAVLDPRVLLSSYGKIFLRSLPDCAISSDIEEISAFIPFHGPDKPKRSSRQKSGL
- a CDS encoding amidohydrolase family protein — encoded protein: MDYIIKGGDVFDGRAFSKADVALKDGKIAAVGKIDGPAEKIIDASGRVVSPGFIDVHTHCDLAVMDLIGEERSSAGESVKSNLCYLRQGVTTVVTGNCGLGESGTAKWLGWARKNNFGTNVIHLVPHGMLRLRLFGDKKILSHADIKKMAEALEEEMDEGARGFSTGLEYSPGCFASKEEIEVMARVCQRRGGVYATHMRSETGLGVTDAVDEAIGIAYRTGVSLEISHLKISAPLNALPAEVSLEKIEAARGEGLDVTADQYAYDYGSTYITLLVNPEFLDGSVLKTEHRKGGCYEALKSELESKFNYLPPERIIISVYPQRGDYEGKSISAIAEEFSRPPIDVLMELVFSPEPPFCIFMSQDIENVRSIMKKDYILSGSDGWTQVFGEAKPHPRSYGNFPRKLRQFVKDERLISLSHALRSMTSLPAEKFRIKDRGYIKEGYAADIAVFDPGIFSDRASVENPHSYAEGLEYLFVNGRKVIEKDSFLKI